One region of Eupeodes corollae chromosome 1, idEupCoro1.1, whole genome shotgun sequence genomic DNA includes:
- the LOC129942896 gene encoding activating transcription factor 3 — protein MRMFNLNIPQTLGLDAGSTPKTPEIVNSLMAMSNPMDNYFTSTQGISVRSFNSMNPQAISQDSSHSSCSGSPLDSPAGTATTPSVQQTCSQLIKAGLKLSIQSKRKLSTCESSSGSEQTTSKCSRKDEDTSDEEDCDSKSIKGLTPEDEDRRRRRRERNKIAATKCRMKKRERTQYLMKESEQLDTQNIDLKNQVRTLELERQQLFDMLQAHSPSCVRRGGFNPPAKLLQSPAQKYLADLELDIKPFQTSESPVPVSNQQASTPTQTQHQQQQQQQQRTVIPPMSTINNRSNVFKATTAAIPSSPHHHQTSNNNHHSSDIIPNGYCKPSPTAQELGYLSSPAQDVCLPQMQQQQSHLLHSNHQQHHQHLQHHPVVSQALISDYIPNCDSSLTPTSDTTSDFVKNELVDSQSPYTTAQSAERFLFESENFDLKHSNNACNNNNTSNHNANIVDFHGPMGGTTTIVPFHDHISIKNDLLSVQEADFLSHLTGDPTDSDYVDLDTGVAAAFSQMTNGGCLA, from the exons atGAGaatgttcaatttaaatatacCACAAACGCTGGGGCTGGATGCCGGTTCCACGCCAAAAACTCCAGAAATTGTTAATTCCCTAATGGCAATGTCAAATCCAATGGATAATTATTTCACATCAACGCAAGGGATATCGGTGCGGAGTTTTAATTCCATGAATCCACAG GCAATATCACAGGATAGTAGTCATTCCAGTTGTTCAGGTTCGCCGCTTGACTCACCCGCCGGTACAGCAACAACACCCAGCGTCCAACAG aCGTGTTCTCAACTTATCAAGGCCGGGCTAAAGCTTTCCATACAAAGTAAAAGAAAACTTTCTACTTGCGAGTCGAGTTCAGGCTCAGAACAAACCACTTCCAAGTGCTCGCGCAAGGACGAAGATACCAGCGATGAGGAAGATTGTGATAGCAAATCGATCAAAGGACTCACCCCGGAAGATGAGGATCGCCGTAGGAGGCGACGCGAACGCAATAAAATCGCTGCCACTAAGTGTCGCATGAAGAAGCGTGAACGCACTCAATATCTGATGAAAGAATCCGAACAACTAGACACACAGAATATCGATTTAAAGAACCAAGTGCGAACTTTGGAATTGGAGCGCCAGCAACTGTTCGACATGTTGCAGGCCCACTCACCATCATGTGTTCGACGAGGCGGCTTCAACCCTCCAGCGAAACTTTTGCAATCGCCTGCCCAGAAATATTTGGCTGACTTGGAACTGGACATCAAGCCATTCCAGACGTCCGAGTCGCCGGTGCCAGTCTCAAATCAACAAGCATCCACACCCACCCAAACccaacatcagcaacaacaacaacaacagcaacgaACCGTTATACCACCGATGTCAACAATCAACAATCGCAGTAATGTCTTCAAAGCCACCACAGCGGCGATACCCAGTTCACCACACCATCATCAAACATCCAACAACAACCACCACTCCTCGGACATCATCCCGAATGGCTATTGCAAACCATCGCCAACAGCTCAAGAGCTTGGCTATTTGAGCTCGCCCGCCCAAGATGTTTGCCTGCCACAAATGCAACAGCAACAATCCCACCTTCTCCATAGCAATCACCAGCAACATCACCAACATCTGCAACACCATCCAGTCGTCAGTCAGGCTCTGATATCTGATTACATTCCAAACTGTGACAGCAGCCTCACCCCAACTTCTGACACGACCTCCGACTTTGTCAAAAACGAGCTGGTCGACTCCCAGAGTCCCTACACAACAGCTCAGAGCGCTGAACGCTTCCTCTTCGAGTCCGAAAACTTCGACCTGAAGCACAGCAATAACGCCTGCAATAACAACAACACTAGCAATCACAACGCCAACATTGTGGACTTCCATGGGCCCATGGGTGGCACCACGACAATTGTTCCCTTCCATGATCACATTTCGATCAAAAACGATCTGCTCTCGGTGCAGGAGGCAGACTTCCTCTCACACCTTACTGGCGACCCAACCGACTCGGACTATGTTGACTTGGATACTGGTGTTGCGGCTGCCTTCTCTCAAATGACAAACGGTGGGTGCTTGGCGTGA